A region from the Oncorhynchus clarkii lewisi isolate Uvic-CL-2024 chromosome 8, UVic_Ocla_1.0, whole genome shotgun sequence genome encodes:
- the LOC139415564 gene encoding trace amine-associated receptor 1-like gives MDFSNTSNLNSTVKSQTLFCYESLSGSCVRFARPLSVQVPMFTSMVLAILVTVIGNLLVITSIAHFKQLQTSVNQLLVSLAVCDLLLGVFVMPCSAVRSVQGCWYLGGFLCKLHTSTDIMLSTSSIFHLSFISIDRYFAVCRPLSYRLIITNNTVLIMITTSWLVPAIFSYGMIFPEINLKGREDFYETHVKCIGGCQVFFSPVAALVASSFSFYIPGMILICIYSKIYWVARAQARSIKDLSRQFKEADSGRRERRGANILAIVVGVFLICWSPFSLCLIIDPFIQYSIPPLLGDTLVWFGYLNSAFNPIVYAFFYTWFRRALRIIISGHIFRRGSCRFRLYSE, from the coding sequence ATGGACTTCTCAAATACTTCGAACCTCAACAGCACTGTGAAATCACAGACTCTTTTCTGCTACGAGTCTTTGAGTGGATCGTGTGTGAGGTTTGCTCGACCCCTGAGCGTTCAGGTTCCGATGTTCACATCGATGGTGTTGGCCATACTGGTGACTGTTATTGGGAATCTTCTGGTCATCACCTCCATTGCACACTTCAAGCAGCTTCAAACCTCCGTAAACCAACTGCTCGTCTCCTTGGCTGTGTGTGACCTCCTTCTGGGAGTGTTTGTAATGCCGTGCAGTGCTGTGCGCTCTGTCCAGGGCTGTTGGTACCTAGGAGGGTTTCTGTGTAAGCTCCACACCAGCACTGATATTATGCTGAGCACATCCTCCATCTTCCATCTATCCTTCATCTCCATTGATCGTTACTTTGCTGTCTGCAGGCCACTGTCGTACAGACTGATCATTACCAATAACACTGTATTGATCATGATCACCACCAGTTGGCTGGTCCCTGCCATTTTTTCTTATGGAATGATCTTCCCTGAGATCAATCTGAAAGGCAGGGAGGATTTCTATGAAACACATGTCAAGTGCATTGGAGGCTGTCAGGTGTTCTTTAGTCCAGTGGCAGCTTTAGTAGCATCCTCCTTCAGTTTTTACATCCCAGGCATGATCTTGATTTGTATATATTCCAAGATATATTGGGTTGCCAGGGCTCAGGCCAGGTCCATTAAAGATTTATCTCGTCAGTTTAAAGAGGCAGACTCTGGACGTAGAGAGAGACGAGGGGCAAATATTCTGGCAATAGTAGTGGGAGTGTTTCTAATCTGCTGGAGTCCCTTTTCCTTGTGCCTCATCATTGACCCTTTCATACAGTACTCCATCCCCCCGCTGTTGGGGGATACCCTGGTTTGGTTTGGATATTTGAACTCTGCTTTTAACCCTATTGTCTATGCTTTCTTTTACACTTGGTTCAGGAGGGCTTTGAGAATCATCATCAGTGGTCACATCTTTCGCAGAGGTTCTTGTAGATTTAGATTGTATTCTGAGTAA
- the LOC139415563 gene encoding trace amine-associated receptor 13c-like, with the protein MDISSHQHLDPKMLCYPESNASCTREIFSEGFQIASYFFFVSGMLVTILGNGVVIISVAHIKQLHTPTNILIMSLAVADLLVGVTVMPFSTIKAVEGCWYFGDAFCFLHSDMFLTSVSIFHLVFIAIDRYESVCSPLRYSTKITIPIAWLMVFASWAVAALYSYGLLYSKANVRGLDEFIVSIYCLGSCNLFLNALWGALDTLIAFFFPCSVMVGLYTKIFLVAKEHLRKIEDSQNNSNEGGRGVVSQRSERKAAKTLGIVVGVFIFCWLPFFVNSIVDPYTNFSTPPILFEVFIWLGYFNSTANPIIYALFYPWFRKCFNLIVTLKIFNRNSSYINVFATT; encoded by the coding sequence ATGGATATCTCATCTCATCAACATCTGGATCCTAAGATGTTATGTTACCCAGAATCAAATGCCTCCTGCACCAGAGAAATCTTCAGTGAAGGGTTTCAAATTGCTtcatactttttttttgtttcagGTATGCTGGTTACTATTCTAGGGAACGGTGTGGTCATTATCTCCGTTGCTCACATAAAACAGCTCCACACGCCAACTAACATACTTATAATGTCTTTGGCAGTTGCAGACCTGCTAGTTGGAGTAACTGTGATGCCTTTTAGTACAATTAAGGCTGTGGAGGGCTGCTGGTACTTCGGAGATGCTTTTTGTTTCCTGCATTCTGATATGTTCCTCACATCTGTTTCAATTTTCCACCTGGTATTCATAGCCATAGATCGATATGAGTCTGTGTGCAGTCCACTTCGCTATTCCACCAAGATTACTATACCAATTGCATGGCTCATGGTTTTTGCCAGTTGGGCCGTTGCTGCATTGTACTCCTATGGCCTACTATATTCCAAAGCAAATGTAAGAGGACTGGATGAATTCATTGTATCCATATACTGCCTGGGAAGTTGTAATCTTTTCCTTAATGCTCTGTGGGGCGCCCTAGACACATTGATAGCCTTTTTCTTTCCGTGCTCTGTAATGGTGGGTTTGTATACCAAAATATTTTTGGTGGCAAAAGAACATCTAAGGAAGATTGAAGACAGCCAAAATAATTCCAATGAGGGAGGTAGAGGTGTGGTGTCTCAACGGTCAGAGCGGAAAGCAGCTAAAACTTTAGGCATTGTGGTGGGTGTTTTCATCTTTTGCTGGCTGCCTTTCTTTGTTAATTCCATAGTTGATCCATACACAAACTTTAGCACACCACCTATTCTCTTTGAAGTGTTTATCTGGCTGGGTTACTTTAATTCTACAGCAAATCCAATCATCTATGCACTGTTTTATCCTTGGTTTCGAAAATGTTTTAATCTCATTGTCACATTGAAAATATTCAATAGAAATTCTTCCTATATAAATGTATTTGCTACTACGTGA